A region from the Desulfovibrio sp. Huiquan2017 genome encodes:
- a CDS encoding methyl-accepting chemotaxis protein, which yields MLDNLTLKTKLLSGFGLVLVQILAIAGLYQFTLSSSARGYNHLLKEEVAIMSHAETAERYMLQCRRNEKDFLLRKDLKYKEEFEASIAAVEEHADAIVSLAQTIANDELANLAQSIEKSAATYENAFFELVAAWERRGLDHESGLQGTFRKVVHDAEASFAKHEVQDLYLDLLLMRRWEMGYHRTQSGNYLRDMRTTMESFQASLDSREEKTEQLEQAARAFSEYKQHFNAFVSSGSAAEYEATRSAAATIEERLNALYVPDVKGLLLMVRRGEKDYLLRGSEEYVKKTHASVGKLVDAFKNSDASPEFIEEAVKTGSAYKTAFDALVAEDATITTLIASMQEAVHAIEPVVEKIATDAKEMAYAHAQEVSDQADYLGLTAIVLALCAVAFGILVAIVIIRGILKQLGTDPIKLVEITQALANGKLGISFSGRYDTGSVYGAMRAMVEKLTEVMRTVSAGAGNVASGAEELSATAETVSSGANQQAAGVEEVSSSIEEITASVQQNSEHAATTERMSEQASKDAEEGGKAVSETVLAMRDIAEKISIIEEIARQTNLLALNAAIEAARAGEQGKGFAVVAAEVRKLAERSGAAAAEISELSTNSVAVAERAGSMLDKMVPDIKKTSELIQEISAASREQAEGVVQINSGIQNLDSTIQKNASASEELASTAEELSGQAQQLQSAISFFDIAGREGVVRHTVVSSPPLPLASGSEEEFARY from the coding sequence ATGCTCGACAATTTAACTTTGAAAACAAAACTCTTGTCAGGATTTGGACTTGTTTTAGTGCAGATACTCGCTATTGCTGGTCTCTATCAGTTTACCCTGTCTTCGTCTGCTAGAGGCTATAACCACTTGCTCAAAGAAGAAGTGGCCATCATGTCTCACGCTGAGACCGCTGAAAGGTATATGCTTCAATGCCGACGCAATGAAAAAGATTTCCTCTTGAGGAAGGACCTGAAATACAAAGAAGAGTTTGAAGCAAGCATTGCTGCTGTTGAAGAGCATGCCGATGCCATCGTGTCTTTGGCTCAAACGATAGCCAATGATGAGCTTGCTAACCTGGCCCAGTCTATCGAGAAGTCGGCAGCGACTTATGAGAATGCCTTTTTTGAACTTGTCGCCGCTTGGGAGCGGCGTGGCTTGGATCATGAATCCGGGCTGCAGGGTACCTTCCGTAAGGTTGTCCACGACGCGGAAGCCTCATTCGCAAAGCATGAGGTTCAGGACTTATACCTCGACCTTCTGCTTATGCGCCGATGGGAAATGGGCTACCACCGGACCCAGTCCGGCAATTATCTGAGAGACATGCGAACCACCATGGAGTCTTTCCAGGCCAGCCTCGATTCCCGAGAAGAGAAAACCGAACAATTGGAACAGGCGGCACGCGCCTTTTCCGAATACAAACAGCATTTCAATGCGTTTGTTTCAAGCGGTTCGGCAGCCGAATACGAAGCAACCCGTTCTGCAGCCGCAACTATAGAGGAAAGACTTAACGCGTTGTATGTCCCGGACGTCAAGGGACTTCTCCTGATGGTCAGGCGCGGAGAAAAGGATTATCTGCTCCGCGGCAGCGAAGAATATGTCAAAAAGACTCACGCGAGTGTGGGCAAACTGGTAGACGCTTTCAAGAATTCCGATGCATCGCCCGAATTCATTGAGGAGGCCGTGAAGACCGGAAGTGCTTATAAAACAGCCTTCGATGCTTTGGTGGCGGAAGACGCCACTATTACAACTCTCATTGCATCCATGCAAGAGGCGGTTCATGCCATTGAGCCCGTGGTGGAAAAAATCGCAACTGATGCGAAGGAGATGGCATATGCACATGCTCAAGAGGTTTCCGATCAAGCCGATTATTTGGGCCTGACTGCAATCGTTTTAGCGCTGTGTGCCGTTGCTTTCGGCATTCTGGTGGCAATCGTCATCATACGCGGCATCCTGAAACAATTAGGAACAGATCCGATAAAACTTGTCGAAATTACACAGGCGCTTGCTAACGGAAAACTTGGAATTAGTTTTTCCGGAAGATATGATACCGGTTCGGTTTATGGAGCCATGCGAGCCATGGTAGAGAAGCTTACCGAGGTCATGCGAACGGTGTCTGCGGGGGCGGGAAACGTTGCCTCCGGGGCCGAAGAATTGTCGGCTACGGCGGAAACCGTATCGTCTGGCGCTAATCAGCAAGCCGCTGGAGTGGAAGAGGTATCTTCCAGTATCGAAGAGATTACGGCCTCAGTTCAACAGAATTCGGAACATGCGGCCACTACTGAAAGAATGTCTGAACAAGCAAGCAAGGATGCTGAAGAAGGTGGAAAGGCTGTTTCCGAAACAGTTTTGGCAATGCGCGATATTGCCGAAAAAATATCCATAATCGAAGAGATAGCCCGTCAAACAAACCTGTTGGCATTGAACGCAGCCATTGAGGCTGCGCGGGCAGGAGAACAGGGCAAAGGCTTTGCCGTTGTCGCGGCCGAAGTAAGAAAACTGGCCGAGCGCTCCGGGGCAGCTGCCGCAGAAATCAGTGAACTCTCAACAAATTCTGTAGCTGTGGCCGAACGAGCTGGGAGCATGCTTGATAAGATGGTGCCCGACATCAAAAAGACCTCTGAACTTATTCAGGAGATCAGTGCGGCCAGCCGCGAACAGGCCGAGGGCGTTGTTCAAATCAATTCTGGCATCCAAAATCTGGACTCCACGATCCAAAAAAATGCTTCAGCTTCTGAAGAATTGGCATCAACAGCAGAGGAATTGTCCGGCCAAGCGCAACAACTTCAATCTGCCATCAGTTTTTTTGATATTGCGGGCCGTGAGGGAGTTGTAAGGCATACAGTTGTTTCTTCCCCACCTCTTCCGCTTGCGAGTGGATCAGAGGAAGAATTTGCCCGTTATTGA
- a CDS encoding amphi-Trp domain-containing protein, translated as MSDERLGSNPLNWVTPDAAPAATAMPDRASAATTQPAPPACAAKAATRRTLFQPAGTGNEEKTMSKDKLKIKQTMDTSQVIAYLKDLADSLESGVIRAEGEDGALVLRVSDTMQVELKLARKKDKTKCEIELEWLDDGSRPEALKISGE; from the coding sequence ATGAGCGACGAGAGACTCGGGTCCAACCCCCTGAACTGGGTCACCCCCGACGCGGCCCCGGCCGCAACCGCCATGCCGGACCGGGCGTCCGCCGCAACCACGCAACCCGCGCCCCCGGCCTGCGCCGCCAAGGCAGCCACGCGCCGCACCCTGTTCCAACCCGCCGGGACCGGCAATGAGGAGAAAACGATGAGCAAAGACAAACTCAAGATCAAGCAGACCATGGATACCTCCCAAGTGATAGCCTACCTCAAGGACCTGGCCGACTCCCTGGAATCCGGGGTCATCCGCGCCGAAGGCGAGGACGGCGCCCTGGTTCTCCGCGTGTCCGACACCATGCAGGTGGAGCTCAAGCTCGCCCGCAAAAAGGACAAGACCAAATGCGAGATCGAACTCGAATGGCTTGACGACGGCTCCCGGCCCGAAGCGCTCAAGATATCCGGCGAATAG
- a CDS encoding ParA family protein: protein MRIIAVLNQKGGVGKTSTAVNLGAALARQDQNVLLLDLDPQAHLTYSLGIMAHELPRTMGAALMRECPLDAVTMEVGPLHVVPASVALAGTEVDLASAENRETRLRDVLGRAAGHDFAVIDCPPNLGMLTLNAMVAAGELLVPVQPEFLALQSLGKLMETVRVIREGWNPDLALAGILMTRYQRTRKLNREIRRKIRDYFGDALLETTIRDNISLAEAPSFGQDIFTYKPRSHGAADYRNLALELLRRGAP, encoded by the coding sequence ATGCGCATCATCGCCGTACTGAACCAGAAGGGAGGCGTGGGCAAGACGTCCACCGCCGTAAACCTGGGGGCCGCCCTGGCCCGACAGGACCAAAACGTCCTGCTGCTGGACCTCGACCCCCAGGCCCACCTGACCTATTCCCTGGGCATCATGGCCCACGAACTGCCCCGAACCATGGGCGCGGCCTTGATGCGCGAATGCCCCCTGGATGCCGTTACCATGGAGGTCGGCCCACTGCATGTGGTGCCCGCCTCCGTGGCCCTGGCCGGGACCGAAGTGGACCTGGCCTCGGCCGAAAACCGCGAAACCCGGTTGCGCGACGTGCTCGGCCGGGCCGCCGGACACGACTTCGCCGTCATCGACTGCCCGCCCAACCTCGGTATGCTGACCCTGAACGCCATGGTCGCGGCGGGCGAACTGCTCGTGCCGGTACAGCCGGAATTCCTGGCCTTGCAATCCCTGGGCAAGCTCATGGAGACGGTCAGGGTCATCCGCGAGGGCTGGAATCCCGACCTGGCCCTGGCCGGCATCCTCATGACCCGCTACCAGCGAACCCGAAAGCTCAACCGGGAAATCCGGCGCAAGATCCGGGATTACTTCGGCGACGCCCTGCTGGAAACGACCATACGCGACAACATCTCCCTGGCCGAGGCCCCCAGTTTCGGCCAGGATATCTTCACCTACAAACCCCGCAGCCATGGGGCCGCCGACTACCGGAACCTGGCCCTGGAGCTGCTCCGCAGAGGTGCTCCATGA